The proteins below are encoded in one region of Sulfolobus sp. A20:
- the nuoH gene encoding NADH-quinone oxidoreductase subunit NuoH has protein sequence MSILFALRYYFFYPSFFLTVIFPGLIFTLIFLLITIWFERKAAAFVQLRYGPYYASKRIGGLLQLFADAIKFVFSEIIIPNGVNPVLYALSPILVVIFAFLPMMVIPVSVIPYHGSIFSIYYKLFYDPLVGKGVLVPFFTQYNLITVIALESLYPIFVIFLAWNTNNRFAVVGSIREAYLSVSYDVLIIISTLSLAIEYHTLDIAKIVESNIPGFIANPIAALVFLIAMLIGSSRFPFEIVEAETELVIGPYTEYSGFLFVLTMAGSYVVNLVYALLFVDLFIGGWLPFTGLPGAVYTVFKAAIVVFFGVFLRSVYGRYRIDQALRGSWKYLFPLALVSLLLGVVVGFIWIR, from the coding sequence ATGAGTATTCTGTTCGCATTAAGATATTATTTCTTCTATCCATCATTTTTCCTAACAGTAATATTTCCAGGCTTAATATTTACTTTAATATTCCTCCTAATTACTATATGGTTTGAGAGGAAAGCGGCAGCATTTGTTCAACTTAGATATGGTCCTTATTATGCTTCGAAGAGGATAGGAGGATTACTCCAATTATTCGCAGATGCAATAAAATTTGTATTCTCCGAAATAATAATACCTAATGGAGTTAATCCAGTGCTTTATGCATTATCACCTATACTCGTGGTAATTTTTGCATTTTTGCCTATGATGGTTATACCAGTATCAGTGATACCCTATCATGGTTCAATATTTTCGATATATTATAAGTTGTTTTACGATCCGTTAGTAGGCAAGGGCGTATTAGTTCCATTCTTTACCCAATATAATTTAATTACAGTAATAGCTTTAGAATCCTTATACCCGATATTTGTGATATTCCTAGCTTGGAATACAAATAATAGATTCGCCGTAGTGGGATCAATAAGGGAGGCATATCTATCAGTCTCGTATGATGTCCTAATAATTATTTCAACTTTATCGTTAGCTATTGAGTATCATACGTTAGATATTGCTAAAATTGTCGAATCCAATATTCCAGGATTTATTGCAAATCCAATAGCAGCTTTAGTATTTCTAATAGCAATGCTTATCGGATCCTCAAGATTTCCATTTGAGATTGTTGAAGCTGAAACCGAGTTAGTTATAGGTCCCTACACTGAATACAGCGGCTTCTTATTCGTTTTAACAATGGCAGGATCTTATGTAGTCAATCTAGTTTATGCTCTTTTATTTGTTGATCTATTCATTGGAGGCTGGCTTCCATTTACGGGTCTTCCCGGAGCTGTGTATACAGTTTTTAAGGCTGCAATAGTCGTATTTTTTGGAGTATTTTTGAGATCTGTTTATGGCAGATACAGGATAGATCAAGCTCTAAGGGGTAGTTGGAAATACTTGTTCCCCTTGGCTTTGGTCTCCTTATTACTTGGTGTGGTGGTGGGTTTCATATGGATAAGGTAA
- the nuoI gene encoding NADH-quinone oxidoreductase subunit NuoI encodes MDKVKEYKKENIFSLFSEHLQSIATGVKYFVKPKRITLQYPETSLTLPTGYRGMIRLYKDVCIGCTLCALICPADAMKMVTEGGKKFPQINYGRCVFCGFCVDVCPVDALKETGVHDLVFTSRKDLIFDPTKFNEDVDQVPLENKPVRKVKAVIDEERGIKYVPTDE; translated from the coding sequence ATGGATAAGGTAAAAGAATATAAAAAGGAGAATATATTTAGTTTATTTTCAGAACATTTGCAATCTATAGCTACTGGTGTAAAATATTTCGTTAAACCTAAAAGAATCACTTTGCAATACCCTGAAACTAGTTTGACTTTACCTACAGGTTATAGAGGAATGATACGACTATATAAGGATGTATGTATAGGCTGTACCTTATGTGCTTTAATTTGTCCTGCTGATGCAATGAAGATGGTTACTGAAGGAGGAAAGAAGTTTCCGCAAATTAACTATGGTAGGTGTGTGTTCTGTGGATTCTGTGTTGATGTTTGTCCAGTCGATGCTTTAAAGGAAACTGGTGTTCATGACTTAGTATTTACATCGAGAAAAGACCTAATATTTGACCCAACAAAATTCAATGAAGATGTTGATCAAGTTCCACTAGAAAATAAACCAGTAAGGAAAGTTAAGGCTGTGATAGATGAGGAAAGGGGAATTAAGTATGTTCCTACAGACGAGTGA
- a CDS encoding NADH-quinone oxidoreductase subunit D, translated as MTSQPENELQQKLLASTGMSVEIVPIQGELNVGPQHPGSGHMRIFVKLNGDIIEDVDLDVGYVHRAVEKLSENRNYIHLIPLVERPAILDSIHMNLGYIMAVEKILGVDVPERAQYLRSFAAEVNRIASHLYGLGILAIFLGHSTGFMWGFGDREVWVTILEALTGARVTNSYVIPGGVRRDITQEIKEMTLKAISYQRKRLEDWKKIFFYNPSVRARLENVGVMSKENAIKWGAVGPNLRASGVYYDVRKIEPYAAYDKLDFEIPVYKEGDGLARGLVRLEEIEQSMRILEQIIKNIPEGNILSDRFFKQIPPTRLKKYWETYRRVVMPGYYASFRPPKGEAISRVEAGRGELVYYVISDGSSKPYRLRMITPSYRLIYVFKELCKGARYADLVSIYGSLDYFPPEADR; from the coding sequence GATCCGGACATATGAGAATATTTGTGAAATTAAACGGAGATATCATCGAGGATGTAGACTTAGATGTAGGTTATGTCCACAGAGCCGTTGAGAAGCTCTCAGAAAATAGAAATTACATTCATCTAATACCATTAGTAGAAAGGCCTGCAATACTGGATTCTATTCACATGAATTTAGGATACATAATGGCTGTAGAAAAAATTTTAGGAGTCGACGTACCAGAAAGGGCTCAATACTTGAGAAGTTTTGCAGCTGAAGTAAATCGAATTGCAAGCCACTTATATGGTTTGGGTATTCTCGCAATATTCTTAGGGCATTCTACTGGATTTATGTGGGGATTTGGAGACAGAGAAGTATGGGTTACTATCTTAGAGGCATTAACGGGAGCTAGAGTAACTAATTCATATGTTATTCCAGGCGGAGTAAGAAGGGATATTACACAAGAGATTAAGGAAATGACTTTAAAAGCTATATCGTATCAGCGCAAGAGACTTGAAGACTGGAAGAAGATCTTTTTCTACAATCCGTCAGTTAGGGCTAGGCTAGAAAATGTAGGCGTTATGAGCAAAGAAAATGCTATAAAATGGGGTGCTGTAGGTCCTAATCTAAGAGCTTCGGGAGTATATTATGATGTTAGGAAAATAGAGCCTTATGCGGCATATGACAAATTGGACTTTGAGATACCAGTTTATAAGGAGGGAGATGGACTTGCCAGAGGTTTAGTTAGGTTAGAAGAGATTGAACAAAGCATGAGAATATTAGAACAGATTATTAAAAATATACCAGAAGGTAATATTTTGAGTGACAGATTCTTTAAGCAAATACCTCCAACTAGGCTTAAGAAATATTGGGAAACATATAGAAGGGTAGTCATGCCTGGATATTATGCTTCTTTTAGACCCCCTAAAGGTGAGGCAATATCTAGAGTGGAAGCTGGTAGAGGAGAGTTAGTTTATTATGTCATAAGTGACGGTTCCTCTAAACCTTATAGGCTAAGGATGATAACTCCTTCCTATAGATTGATTTATGTTTTTAAGGAACTGTGTAAAGGTGCAAGATATGCTGATTTAGTTTCAATTTATGGTAGTTTAGATTATTTTCCTCCGGAGGCTGATAGATAA
- a CDS encoding NADH-quinone oxidoreductase subunit J, translating to MFLQTSEIVQIILFAFFGVMSIAFAIYIVRAKNVFYGAVSLAFLGVSVAALIALEAPTTYGIYSVFHILLYVGATVTFLAISLVMFKDLEIKIVGRGIGVLAGVAIALLFLITIYLSLPQISIVSLKPVNFTTLADDLLATYWFPIVILIIALLTTLIEAIALARRD from the coding sequence ATGTTCCTACAGACGAGTGAAATAGTACAAATAATACTTTTTGCCTTTTTTGGAGTGATGTCTATAGCGTTTGCGATATACATTGTTAGAGCAAAAAATGTGTTTTATGGTGCAGTAAGTTTAGCGTTCTTAGGAGTTAGCGTAGCTGCGCTAATAGCTCTTGAAGCTCCTACTACGTATGGAATTTATTCAGTTTTCCATATTTTGCTCTATGTAGGTGCTACTGTAACTTTTCTAGCGATTTCGCTGGTAATGTTCAAAGATTTGGAGATAAAAATTGTAGGTAGAGGTATAGGTGTGCTTGCTGGGGTAGCAATAGCTCTATTGTTTCTGATTACAATTTATTTATCTTTACCTCAAATTTCAATAGTATCACTTAAGCCAGTTAATTTTACTACTTTAGCAGACGATCTCTTGGCGACATATTGGTTCCCTATAGTCATTCTTATAATTGCATTGCTTACTACATTAATCGAAGCCATAGCTTTAGCTAGGAGGGATTAA